Genomic segment of Gloeocapsa sp. PCC 7428:
GCGCTTCATAGTTCCCTTTGCCTGCTGATCCACTTTTCGCGATCGCGGTATCTTTTCCAGGTTAATCAAAATTGACGTCTATTTTCGATTTTTACGCTCAATTGTCAAGAAAGCAACTCAACACATCGATTCAAATTGCGGTAAAATCAACATCGCATCACCAAACGAGTAAAAGCGGTAGCGCTCGGCGATCGCTTCTTGGTACAACTCCAAAAGGCGCTGACGTCCAATTAATGCACTTACCAGCATCAGCAAACTTGATTTAGGTAGATGAAAGTTTGTAATCAATCCTTCGACAACGCGCCATTGATAACCAGGATAAATAAATAAGTTGGTTTTTCCGCAAAAAGGTTGCAATTCTCCTGAAACTGCGGCACCTTCTAATGAGCGTACCACTGTGGTTCCCACTGCAAACACTCTCCCGCCTTGGGCTTGTGTCTCGCGAATTTGCGCAACAGTATCTGCACTGACTTCTACCCATTCCCCGTGCATTTTATGCGTTGTGATGTCTTCTACTTCTACAGGGCGAAAGGTTCCCACACCGACGTGTAGCGTCACAAAAGCGGTACGGATTCCTGTATCTTTGAGGCGTGTCAGTAACTCTGGAGTAAAATGCAGCCCAGCCGTCGGAGCGGCGACAGCACCAGGTTGCTCGGCGTATACTGTTTGATATTGTTCGCTGGCGGCTTGAGAATTTGTAATGTAAGGTGGTAAGGGCACTTGCCCGTATTGATCTAACACTTGCAGCAAAGACATTTCTTGCGGAACATCAAATTGCAACAACCGCCCCCCAGTCGCCGCGTCGGTTTCTAATACAGTTGCACTTAAAGGATCGGTTGCGTTTCCTGCAAATACAATCGTTGCCCCTGGCGGTAAACGCCTTCCTGGTTTGACTAAGGCTAACCATTGATTGTGCTGGCGTTCTTCTAAGAGTAACACTTCAACAGTTGCACCACTTTGCTTATGCCCATACAGCCGCGCGGGTATTACCCTTGTATTGTTCATCACAAGTAAATCGCCCGATCGCAGCAGTTGTGGCAACTCGTAAAATCGATGATGGCGATGGCGTGTGGAATCAACAACTAACAAGCGCGCGCTATCTCTAGGTACAGCGGGATTTTGGGCAATTAACTCTTCGGGTAATTCATAATCGTATGCAGATAATAAGCGGTCTTGTTCTTGAGCAGATAATTGACGCAACATAGTCTTGAGTGTAAATATTACAGCATTGCCGTTTTCAACTCGAAAATCCGTATTATTACTGATTTCGCCAAGCCATCGCAGCTTTTACATTGTTTATAGTCACATCTTGTTATTTTTAAATACCGTAGTTTTGCAGATTTTTTGCTAATTTTTTACAATTCATACTTACATATTTAATTGGGTGAATCTACCCAGGTTAAATTGGGTGGTTTTCCCCTATTAATGAAGCGCCTATCTTCGGCACAATAGAAGTGTCGGATTGGTGCGTCTCCCAACCACGGAAATGGAATACCTTTACTACCTCGCAAACGCCAGCCTCACTTTGAGGATTGTTGAATATCTACACAAAGTACAGCATTTATCGGTCAGATTTGTAACCGTGATCCATCAAATTGATGGCTGGGTGGTAAAAGTCAAAATGAACTCGCCCTTAAATGCTCAAGATGATGGAGACTTTCGGGCATTTCTCAATGAACTGGGAATTCCCTACGAACCTCCCATGCGTGTCAATATGGCGCTTTGGAGTTTAGAAGCTGGACAATCACCGATTGATGTCATGCGTCGCTATCAAGTTGCCATAGTCTCTCATGGTAGCCCAGAGCGCGAAGAGATTGAAGCTTTCCGCCAGCAATTTGTACGAGGATTAGGTTATTGCCCAGAAACTTTGGCTTAAAGAGTTATGAATGCTGAGTGTTGAGCAAAAACACCTTTAGTCAGAACTCTTGAGGATTCAAAACTGTGAATAAAATTCAAATGCTGCGGGAATGTAGTCTTGCAAGAGTAATTTGAATTGAGTATTTCTAACTTGTAGTGCCAGCGATTCAAAGATTGCTGGCTTATTTATTGGTGGTGGCGAATGAGTGTTTAAGCGTTGACAGTAGACTAAAGCAACATCGAAGCGACAGGGATAGGCGCTTAAGTCGGGGTATTGAGTTAAGTAAAAAGTCGCTGCTCGATAAAGTTTAGCTTGCTTTTGTGGTGTGAGCGATAATAACCCGCCTTCATCCCAATTTCCGCTGCTACGAGTTTTGACTTCGACAAAAGTAACGAATGGTGTGGTAGCTTCTTGTTGGGCAACGATATCGAGTTCGCCCCAACGACAGCGCCAGCGACGATGCAGAATTTTGCAACCTTGTAACTGTAACCATTGTGCAACGAGGTCTTCTCCTAATACACCAATATCGGGATAATAAGAAGCAGGAGGGTTTGTCATTGGCTGGAATAAGAATGATTTATAGGCGAGAGGATTGGATGGTAAAGACTATATTCAGGGTATGTCGCTGGATAGCGTTTTGGATGCTAGTTGTGAGTGCGATCGCGTCTCCACTGTATATAAGTATTCCCAGTGCGATCGCACTTGATTACAACAAAGAAATTTTACTGAACTCTGATTTTTCAGGGCGTGATTTAACCGACTCTAGTTTTAATCATGCCAATTTGCGTAACAGCAATTTCAGCCACGCAAATTTAGAAGGTGTCAGTTTATTTGCAGCGAACTTAGAGTCAGCTAATCTCGAAGGCGCAAATTTGACGAATGCGACGTTAGATTCAGCGCGGTTGAGTAATGCTAATTTAAAGGATGCGGTTTTAGAGGGTGCATTTGCGGCAAATGCTAAATTTGACAAGGCGATTATTGATGGGGCTGACTTTACTGACGTGCTATTGCGCCGAGACGAACAAGACAAGCTGTGCAAAGTAGCTAAAGGAACTAACCCAACAACAGGGCGAGAAACACGGGAAACTTTGATGTGTTTTTAAAGTGACTTGTGAAAATAAGGCAATCCTTTGGGTGGATTGCCTCAAGTAATTGAAACACTTGTGTTTAAACGATGGTAATGTCTAGGCTAGGAACAAAGCCTGAACCGAGTTGCAGTGTGGCAAACTGCGTGCCGTTGAACGATAAAGCACCCGTATCGCCGTTGAAATTGAAACCATTGTACTGGTTGACACCTGGAGTGATACCAAATCCAGAAGCTGAGACTTCTATTGTGTCTCCCTCTGAATACTTGAAGTCTTTAATTGTATCGATACCTTCGTAAGGAGAGTAGAAAACAAAGGTATCTGCGCCTACACCACCTACCAGCGTATCGTAACCATATTCACCGGCAATGCGATCGTTGCCTGCACCTCCCTCAATGTAGTCGTTACCGTAGTAGCCTAGTAGAGTATCATTTCCGGCATCTCCATAGAGTTTATCATTACCAGACAAGCCATCAATGAAGTTATCAGCACTATTACCAACAATTTTGTTATTCAAGTTGTTGCCAGTACCGCTAATTGCGTCGTAGCCTGTGAGGGTGAGATTATCGACATACGAGCCGAGGGTAAAGCTGACAGAAGACTTAACGGTATCGTTTCCACCATTTTGGTACTCAGTAACGGTATCGTAAAAACTATCGACGATGTATGTATCATTACCTGTACCGCCATACATCGCATCAGCACCGGAACCACCGTCGAGTAAGTCGTTACCAGCTTCGCCATAAAGGGTATCATTGTCAGCTTCACCGTATAGCTTGTCGTTGCCGTCATAGCCGTATAGTACGTCATTGCCATACCAACCATAGAGCGTATCGTTCCCTTTCCAACCATCTAAAGTATCGTTACCATTCCAGCCATCGATCACATCGTTGCCGTCTTTACCGTTTACATAGTCATTACCGTCATTGGCAAATATGCTGTCGCTGTAGTTTGTACCATTAATGCTGTCATCGAAAATTGTGCCGTTGATGTTAGCCATTGTTTTTACTCCTAATTCATAAGTGCTGTAGTTTATGAGCGATACGTTTTGGTTATCTCGTATGCTCTGTAGGTATATAGGAGTGGCTTTCTAGTTTTATGCAGTGGTGTCGTAGAGATTAGAGGATAAGGCATTGCCAATCATGCATCGCGGGGCAAGGCATTGCCAATCATGCATCGCGGGGCAAGGCATTGCCTTGCCCGTACATTAATATGGTGCTGTTAAATGAGATCGGTGAGGGAAAATTGGCGTTGTCGATCTAATTGTTGTAAGCGGCGCTGTTCGGTGTAGAGGAGTTCATAGTACGATCGCGATCGCTCTGGATCTTCTTTTGGATCGATCGCTTCCCAAAGTTCGAGGTATAAGCGATAGCGTTTTTCACACATGACGCGTTCCATGCACGCGATCGCCGCTTGTACTCCTTGAGTCGCACGCAGCAGATCGTGTTCGGTTTTCTCATCTAAGTAAAATAAGTGTGATATCGAAGTCATCTCGCGTTCAAATTGTAAGCAGCGGGTTTGGAGGCGCGAGAATAAGGGATCTGATGCGTCAGATGATACTGGGTTATTTTCTAATGCAGTTTCTGCTAAGATTTGTTGCCACAAAAATCGATGGTGCGAGAGGCTAAATTGTAGATCTCGCGCTTGTAAAGCTTCGGTAATTGCTTGACGATGTTCGGGACAATGTAGGTAAATGCGTAGTAGTAAAGCTTCGGCTTGTTCGAGGAGACTGCGATCGCTTGTCAGGGGAAAAGCTGGCGATTGCTGCTTTTTAAATGGTTGGGGTTTGCGGTTGCTTTGAACGGGTGTGACTTGCTGCGATAGAGTTTCAGCTTGTAGGGGTATTAGGCGCGAATCACCTAAACTCAGTAACTCGGCGCAGCGAAAAATATAATGATTGCGCGTATCGCTGTTATCAATTAATTTAAGCAACTTCACCATTTTTTGGGCGACTTGCTGAAATTGATCCGCTTGCTTCAAGTCGCGGTTTGCTACGATTTGTTGTATTTGCCAGTCTAACCACAATGGAGCTTTTTGTAAGAGTTCGCGATAGTGTTCGGGCGTGTAGGTATGTAGGTATTCATCAGCGTCTTTACCTTCAGGTAAATTGAGAATCCGCAAACTGACTTCGCCACGATACGCAAGAGTTGCAATTTCGCCGATCGCGCGTTCTGCGGCTTGCGTTCCCGCAGCATCAGCATCAAAGTTCAGCACAAGTTGTTTTGATTCGGTGTAGCGTAGGAGTTGGCGTACTTGATCTAAACTCAACGCTGTACCCAACGAAGCTACTGCGTTCGTAATTCCGGCGGCGTGGAGGGCGATCGCATCAAAATAGCCTTCGACGACGACTGCTTGATCTGCGTGCGAAATTGCCGATTTGGCTTGATCGAGGGCAAACAGCGTTTTTCCTTTATTGAATAATTGAGTTTCAGGCGAGTTAAGATACTTGGGTTGCTCATCGCCTAAACTTCTGCCACCAAAACCAATGACGCGCCCTTGGATATCATGAATTGGAATCATCAAGCGATCGCGAAAATAATCGTAATAACTGTCTTTTGATTGTCGTTGGCGAATTAATCCTGCTTGTTCTAGAAGTTGCACGGGGTAGTGCTTTTGTTCTACCAAGTAGCGATAAAGCGTTTCCCAGCTTGTCGGTGCGTAACCTAACCCAAACTGCTGAATGGTTTCTAGGCTGAGTTTGCGTGTCGATTGCAGATACTCTAGCGCGGTTTCTCCTTGCGGTTGACGTAAGGCGTGTTGATAGAATTGAGCAGCGATCGCTAAAATCTCATAAAGCTGTTCGCGTAACGATAATTGACGCTGTAGTTCTTGGCGTTGTTCGGGTGCGAGGGTTTGTACGGGTACTTGGTAGCGCCGTGCTAAATCTAAGACAACTTCACTAAACGAACTTTTCCCGACTTCCATCAAAAACTTGATGGCGTTTCCCCCAGCGTTACAGCCAAAGCAGTAATACATCTGCTTCGTTGGGCTAACACTGAAACTCGGGGTTTTTTCGTCGTGGAAAGGACACAAACCTACATAATCTTTACCACGCTTGCGCAGAACAACGTGTTCTGATACCACATCGACGATATCAACTCGTTGCTTAACTTCTTCAATTGTGTCTGGATGCAGGCGCGGAATTTGCATTGATCTAATTAGTGCAGTGTTTGAGCGAGACTGGTAATTGGTAAAAATATTTATTAAGAATGACCTATCACCATTATCGAATTAAATAGCTCAACCAAGTCGTAAGAATGACCTATTACCATTATCGAATTAAATAACTCAACCAAGTTGATGGATCTTTTTGCGGAATCAACAGCCGCCATGTCTTACCTTCTTGCTGACGTTGCAAGTAAACATCAAAAGCATTTTGCTTTTGCGTCAATGTGCGTGGTAGTTTAAGCTTGAGGTCGTACGTACCGCGAACGTGATAGGCTGGTGAACTTTGAATTTCTATAGGTTCGCGTTGCTCAATCTTGACGTGTTCGACTTTTAAGCCTTGGAAATCGACGCCGAGTTGTTTACTGAGTTGCTGTTGCGTTTGTTCTAGTTGCAGTGCGATCGCGCTTTGGACAAGTTTATTGCTTGGTTGCATTCCACCACTACAAGCTGTCAGTAAAACGAATAAAATCGCGATCGCCATCAATCGAAGTACCATAACACAAGCTAAACTCCCTACTGCCCCATCAGAGATTGTATCGACTTTGTGCTAGCTTTACTCCGCAAGCATCTCCAAATGCGATTGTTCTAGAAAGGCAACTTGCTGTTCTAATTTGTCGCAACACTGACGTACCAAGCTTAACCCGTCTTCTTGCGAGATTTCTTCTGTAGTGGGGAAAAAGTCTTGCAAAATTTCGGCTTCGGTAGTTTGGTATTCTCCTAGCGCAGATCTTAATGTTTTGAGATAGTGCGATCCTTCCCCACCTTCTTGGAGTGCAAAATCAAGAATTGAATCTAAATATGCTACAACTTCAGTACTCTTAACACCCTCCGTCACCGCAGCATACAGCAAGTCACCATCAAGATAGTAAAAGTCTGGTACAGCAAGGATATTGCCGTTCAACTCAAAGATGCGTAATCCCTCAGTCGGTTTAACAGTCAGATGTTCAGTTCGCACGCGATGTGCTGCATGATAAAGTAGCGTGGCGATCGCTAAAATCACTTGGGGGTAGTTGCTATCGGTTCCGCGCATTTCTACCGTACCAATTCCATTGAGTCGCACGCGATTCCACGCCGCTTTGAGGAGATTTCCCCCAGCTTCTTTAAACAAATGTCGTTCGACTCCCGCCCGATCCATTGCGGCTAACCAAGAGTAGTATCGCGCAAACTGTAACTCGACTAATTCTTCAATATCTGCTGCATACGGCTGTAATCCACCAACCGATTGCAAATGCGTATACACTCCTTCCCAACCAAAAACGTCACTACCGCGATAACGTACGGTATGCGCTGCAAATTTCATGACGCGTCCTTCGTAAAAAGGACACGCCCGCGATAGTACAATCAATGATGGATCTAACGCTGTTGCCAAGTTATAAATATTCAACAGTTCTTCGCGTGCTTGGGGTGTAGAGTTGTAAGACACGCCTACGCGTCGGTCAATGATTCCTGCTGGGAGATCTAAATGAATGTGCGTTCCTGTACACCGCGCCGCGTGCATAAAGCGATCGAAGCCAATCGTGCGAACTTGCACGTGATACCATAGCTTATTGCGAATTGTCGGCATGACGTGCAGCGGGTAGGTAGACAAAGGGTAAAGTCTGAGACTCATTTCCTTAGCTACCTTGAGCGCCACCTTAAGATTACCTAGATATTCTGTTGCTAACTCTGTCACGCTGTAAGCAGGTGGTGTGTTAATTTCCACCATACTTTTTACCCATTCCGGTGCAAAATGTTGCGGGTTACGTCCTTCGGCTACTGCGACTTCTTGACAGCGCTGTAAGTATTCATCACCGCAATGCGAAATGACACCAAGTTCATCTACAAGAAAAAATTCTTGCTCAAGCCCGATCCGCCGATCTTCTACACTCATGCCTCAAACCTCTAAACCGTAGGTCTGCGAGATTCGCGTCCTCTGCTTATGGGTGGTATTGTTTTAATTTTACTGTTCAATGTTCTTACTTAAAGAACACAGCAATTAAACAAATTGATAAGTGTTGTTGACGACATCTGCATCAACTTGATTTAAAGCTTCTAGAATACCTGGAACAGTAGATTGCAACGCTTGACGAATCGCATCTAATTGCACGATGTCTACTTCATTTGTCCATTCGTTCATAAAAAATTTTTTGACTTCAATCGACAAAACGCACGCTGAATCAGGAAAGGTTTGATGCACCCAGCGGGGAAAGTAACCGCCGGAGAAGTTAATATTTTCGCGGACGTCTAAATGTCTACCCAAAAAGTTGAAGGCTCGCAAATCTTGCGTAAAGCGGTCGATAACAGGTGCCCACCGCTGACGATTGAGCGTTCCTGTACCAATGTTAATTTCTGGATTGTAACGCGGATCGGCGGGTAGTGAATCAGGTCCAAAACGCAAGTGATTGTAAGTATGCAGTTCAAATACAACGAAGCGACGATGACGACGTTCAATATCGCTCAAAACTTTTTCTAACATGGCATAGAAGGCGTCGTGTTCTGCCCAAGAACGCTCCACGATCGCACGGGGTGGTCTTTTTTTCCAAACCTTTAATCCCCAAGCATCTTCAGGTTTAATATAGACGGCTTTATCGCGGCTACGATTGAGGTCAAATTCAAACCGCGATCGCCGTACAACAATTCTGGTATCGGCAATCTTTGTCCAATGCGCAGTGTACGGATCTTCTTCGCGCCAGCGATCCGCTTCGGTAACGCTGAGTAACGGGGCGACTTCTTCGCGGATATCGTGACCATCGTGCAGCGCCACAGCAACGATTGGTCCATCTCCTTGTGTTAATGCCCAGCTACTTGATGTCATCTACTACCCCATAGGACTGTATAAGCTTTTCATTCTCGCTTGAATTGAGGTAAATAAATGTAACGACGGTAACAAGTTACGGCGATCGCTATTTAAATAAAAACCCCAGTGCGGACTGGGGCGAGTTGCTGTTAAGTACTCTATTTAACATCCCAAATGCGTGCTTTGTAATCTGCATAGTAACAGCTAAACTTCCAGAAGTTAATCAGCGGACGCAGTAAGGGATGATGCGATTTTTGCTGTTTTTGCTCTACTTTAAGCGATGATTGATTGCGATCAGAAAACATCATGCTTCTTTCTCCTTGGTTAATTATTATTGGTAATATCGTTCTTCAATCCAAGCGCGCATTTCTGCTTCAGAATTGCGTTTTGTCGTGCGCCCTGTTATTGGATCGTAAGCATTCCACCATCTATGACCATCGCGGTCTGAACTTTGCCAAACTTGTAGTTCGTTCTGCGTGTTGAGATAGTTGATAAATCGCTGCCAAACTCTTTTTAGAGGTGCTAAAGAATCAGCTTTTTTGGTTTGTACTTTTGTCGGTTGATGATAGAGAAATTCTAGTTTTTCTCGATCAAAGGAACTAATCGAATTCTTCATACCAAATCTTCACGACCTCACATGACATCGTTCACTTCTCTTAACAATCTCACTCTAACAATCTTTTTCTTGACAATCCAAGCAAATTATGTATGGTATATATGAATAAAATTCATATTTGGGATATGGCATGACTTACCAATGATTGCGAGAATAGACGTTGCTTGTATGGAGTGCTATGAGTGACATTACTAGTAAAATTAAGCTCTCGCAGTTACGGGCGTTAGTTGCAGTCGCGGAACACGGAAACTTTAGTACGGCTGCGCTACATTTGGATATATCGCAGTCTGCGGTTAGTCATGCGATCGCGGCGTTAGAAGAAGATTTAGGCGTTGTCTTACTCGCGCGTGGGCGTCATGGGGCGCATCCGACACCTGTGGGCGAAAGGATCATTACTCACGCACGCCAGGTACTACAATTACTCGAAACAATGGCTAAAGAAGCAAATCTCGAAAAAGGTTTGCACGGAGGTCAAGTACGAATTGGCTGTTTTCGGAGTGTCGCAACGCACATTTTACCAGCAGTTATTGCCGAGTTTCGCAACCATTTTCCTAAAATTGCCGTCACAATTACTGAACATTACGATTATATTGACGTTGAACAAGCTTTGCGGGAAGGTCATGCGGATCTTGGCTTTACTTATCTCCCTGCAAGTGATGAATTTGAGACTTGGAAATTATTACGCGATGATTATATTGTGTTGCTACCGCCAACTGCTCCAACAACGACAAAACAAATCAACTGGAAGCAATTAGCCGCATATCCTTTAATTGTCCCGTCAACAAATACCTGTTCAATTAGAATTCGCAATCATCTACGCTTTTCCGATTATCCGCTCAACATTGCGTATGAAGTTCGCGAAGATTCAACAATTGTCAGTATGGTTGTTCAAGGATTGGGTGCAGCAATTTTGCCACGATTAGCCGCCGAACCCTTACCACCAGGGGTACAAGCGTGTACTTTACCGATTCCTCTTGAAAGAATCATCGGAGTGGCGGTGTTGGCGAATACACTGCAAACACCCGCAGTTTTTGCGTTTCTGGATGTTCTGATGAAATCAAAGCGATTTGCACTTAAAGCAGTGGTTTAGAAATGATAGTTATTTAAACAATATTCAATCTGTAACATTAGGCGATCGCGTTGCTGGGGGGGTGTTCCTTTATGAAAACAAAACGGATCTTCAGCAAACCCAAAACCAACATTGCCACAGATTGTTAAAATATCTTCTTGTTGATAGTATTGACTAATATCGCGATCGCTACGACCTATAAATAAAGTCAATTGAT
This window contains:
- a CDS encoding pentapeptide repeat-containing protein, whose translation is MVKTIFRVCRWIAFWMLVVSAIASPLYISIPSAIALDYNKEILLNSDFSGRDLTDSSFNHANLRNSNFSHANLEGVSLFAANLESANLEGANLTNATLDSARLSNANLKDAVLEGAFAANAKFDKAIIDGADFTDVLLRRDEQDKLCKVAKGTNPTTGRETRETLMCF
- the queA gene encoding tRNA preQ1(34) S-adenosylmethionine ribosyltransferase-isomerase QueA translates to MLRQLSAQEQDRLLSAYDYELPEELIAQNPAVPRDSARLLVVDSTRHRHHRFYELPQLLRSGDLLVMNNTRVIPARLYGHKQSGATVEVLLLEERQHNQWLALVKPGRRLPPGATIVFAGNATDPLSATVLETDAATGGRLLQFDVPQEMSLLQVLDQYGQVPLPPYITNSQAASEQYQTVYAEQPGAVAAPTAGLHFTPELLTRLKDTGIRTAFVTLHVGVGTFRPVEVEDITTHKMHGEWVEVSADTVAQIRETQAQGGRVFAVGTTVVRSLEGAAVSGELQPFCGKTNLFIYPGYQWRVVEGLITNFHLPKSSLLMLVSALIGRQRLLELYQEAIAERYRFYSFGDAMLILPQFESMC
- a CDS encoding glutamate-cysteine ligase family protein — its product is MSVEDRRIGLEQEFFLVDELGVISHCGDEYLQRCQEVAVAEGRNPQHFAPEWVKSMVEINTPPAYSVTELATEYLGNLKVALKVAKEMSLRLYPLSTYPLHVMPTIRNKLWYHVQVRTIGFDRFMHAARCTGTHIHLDLPAGIIDRRVGVSYNSTPQAREELLNIYNLATALDPSLIVLSRACPFYEGRVMKFAAHTVRYRGSDVFGWEGVYTHLQSVGGLQPYAADIEELVELQFARYYSWLAAMDRAGVERHLFKEAGGNLLKAAWNRVRLNGIGTVEMRGTDSNYPQVILAIATLLYHAAHRVRTEHLTVKPTEGLRIFELNGNILAVPDFYYLDGDLLYAAVTEGVKSTEVVAYLDSILDFALQEGGEGSHYLKTLRSALGEYQTTEAEILQDFFPTTEEISQEDGLSLVRQCCDKLEQQVAFLEQSHLEMLAE
- a CDS encoding LysR family transcriptional regulator; protein product: MSDITSKIKLSQLRALVAVAEHGNFSTAALHLDISQSAVSHAIAALEEDLGVVLLARGRHGAHPTPVGERIITHARQVLQLLETMAKEANLEKGLHGGQVRIGCFRSVATHILPAVIAEFRNHFPKIAVTITEHYDYIDVEQALREGHADLGFTYLPASDEFETWKLLRDDYIVLLPPTAPTTTKQINWKQLAAYPLIVPSTNTCSIRIRNHLRFSDYPLNIAYEVREDSTIVSMVVQGLGAAILPRLAAEPLPPGVQACTLPIPLERIIGVAVLANTLQTPAVFAFLDVLMKSKRFALKAVV
- a CDS encoding calcium-binding protein, giving the protein MANINGTIFDDSINGTNYSDSIFANDGNDYVNGKDGNDVIDGWNGNDTLDGWKGNDTLYGWYGNDVLYGYDGNDKLYGEADNDTLYGEAGNDLLDGGSGADAMYGGTGNDTYIVDSFYDTVTEYQNGGNDTVKSSVSFTLGSYVDNLTLTGYDAISGTGNNLNNKIVGNSADNFIDGLSGNDKLYGDAGNDTLLGYYGNDYIEGGAGNDRIAGEYGYDTLVGGVGADTFVFYSPYEGIDTIKDFKYSEGDTIEVSASGFGITPGVNQYNGFNFNGDTGALSFNGTQFATLQLGSGFVPSLDITIV
- a CDS encoding YraN family protein; amino-acid sequence: MTNPPASYYPDIGVLGEDLVAQWLQLQGCKILHRRWRCRWGELDIVAQQEATTPFVTFVEVKTRSSGNWDEGGLLSLTPQKQAKLYRAATFYLTQYPDLSAYPCRFDVALVYCQRLNTHSPPPINKPAIFESLALQVRNTQFKLLLQDYIPAAFEFYSQF
- a CDS encoding N-formylglutamate amidohydrolase — protein: MTSSSWALTQGDGPIVAVALHDGHDIREEVAPLLSVTEADRWREEDPYTAHWTKIADTRIVVRRSRFEFDLNRSRDKAVYIKPEDAWGLKVWKKRPPRAIVERSWAEHDAFYAMLEKVLSDIERRHRRFVVFELHTYNHLRFGPDSLPADPRYNPEINIGTGTLNRQRWAPVIDRFTQDLRAFNFLGRHLDVRENINFSGGYFPRWVHQTFPDSACVLSIEVKKFFMNEWTNEVDIVQLDAIRQALQSTVPGILEALNQVDADVVNNTYQFV
- the dnaG gene encoding DNA primase, with the protein product MQIPRLHPDTIEEVKQRVDIVDVVSEHVVLRKRGKDYVGLCPFHDEKTPSFSVSPTKQMYYCFGCNAGGNAIKFLMEVGKSSFSEVVLDLARRYQVPVQTLAPEQRQELQRQLSLREQLYEILAIAAQFYQHALRQPQGETALEYLQSTRKLSLETIQQFGLGYAPTSWETLYRYLVEQKHYPVQLLEQAGLIRQRQSKDSYYDYFRDRLMIPIHDIQGRVIGFGGRSLGDEQPKYLNSPETQLFNKGKTLFALDQAKSAISHADQAVVVEGYFDAIALHAAGITNAVASLGTALSLDQVRQLLRYTESKQLVLNFDADAAGTQAAERAIGEIATLAYRGEVSLRILNLPEGKDADEYLHTYTPEHYRELLQKAPLWLDWQIQQIVANRDLKQADQFQQVAQKMVKLLKLIDNSDTRNHYIFRCAELLSLGDSRLIPLQAETLSQQVTPVQSNRKPQPFKKQQSPAFPLTSDRSLLEQAEALLLRIYLHCPEHRQAITEALQARDLQFSLSHHRFLWQQILAETALENNPVSSDASDPLFSRLQTRCLQFEREMTSISHLFYLDEKTEHDLLRATQGVQAAIACMERVMCEKRYRLYLELWEAIDPKEDPERSRSYYELLYTEQRRLQQLDRQRQFSLTDLI